A genomic stretch from Thermomonospora umbrina includes:
- the sigE gene encoding RNA polymerase sigma factor SigE, whose amino-acid sequence MLGGNDFASDAGVAVTAGSMAWTPPTWEEIVQEHSTRVFRLAYRLTGNKHDAEDLTQDVFVRVFRSLSSYTPGTFEGWLHRITTNLFLDKARRRQRIRFDALGDDAADRIQGREPSPAQSFDDRHLDADIQRALDALAPEYRAAVVLCDIEGLTYEEIAATLGVKLGTVRSRIHRGRAQLRDTLEHRRPATAERRATVAV is encoded by the coding sequence TCGATGGCGTGGACGCCGCCGACCTGGGAGGAGATCGTCCAGGAACACTCCACCCGGGTGTTCCGGCTGGCCTATCGACTGACGGGCAACAAGCACGACGCCGAGGACCTCACCCAGGACGTGTTCGTCCGGGTGTTCCGCTCGCTGTCGTCGTACACGCCCGGCACGTTCGAGGGGTGGCTGCACCGCATCACGACGAACCTCTTCCTCGACAAGGCCCGGCGCCGGCAACGCATCCGATTCGACGCGCTCGGCGACGACGCCGCCGACCGCATCCAGGGCCGCGAGCCCAGCCCCGCCCAGTCGTTCGACGACCGGCACCTCGACGCCGACATCCAGCGGGCGCTGGACGCCCTGGCCCCCGAGTACCGGGCGGCCGTGGTGCTGTGCGACATCGAGGGCCTCACCTACGAGGAGATCGCCGCCACGCTCGGGGTCAAGCTCGGCACCGTCCGCAGCCGCATCCACCGGGGCCGCGCGCAGCTCCGCGACACGCTCGAGCACCGCCGACCGGCCACGGCCGAGCGGCGCGCGACCGTCGCCGTCTGA
- a CDS encoding YceI family protein yields the protein MSIATAAPGLTTGTWTIDPAHSEVTFAIRHLMSKVRGVFTEFSGTVVIGEDVASSTATAEIAMASVDTRNADRDQHIRSSDILDIENHPQMTFRSTGLRAEGGDHLLDGELTIRGVTRPVTLEVEYNGVGDDPWGGFRAGFTAKTTVNRKDWGIEFNVPLAGEKALLGDKVDILLEIQAVRA from the coding sequence ATGAGCATCGCCACCGCAGCCCCGGGCCTGACCACCGGCACCTGGACCATCGACCCGGCGCACTCCGAGGTCACCTTCGCCATCCGCCACCTCATGAGCAAGGTGCGCGGCGTCTTCACCGAGTTCTCCGGCACCGTCGTGATCGGCGAGGACGTGGCGTCCTCCACCGCCACCGCCGAGATCGCGATGGCCTCCGTCGACACCCGCAACGCCGACCGCGACCAGCACATCCGCAGCTCCGACATCCTCGACATCGAGAACCACCCGCAGATGACGTTCCGTTCCACCGGACTGCGCGCCGAGGGCGGCGACCACCTGCTGGACGGCGAGCTGACCATCCGGGGCGTCACCCGCCCGGTCACCCTCGAGGTCGAGTACAACGGTGTCGGCGACGACCCGTGGGGCGGCTTCCGCGCCGGCTTCACCGCCAAGACCACCGTCAACCGCAAGGACTGGGGCATCGAGTTCAACGTCCCGCTGGCGGGCGAGAAGGCCCTCCTCGGCGACAAGGTGGACATCCTGCTCGAGATCCAGGCCGTGCGCGCCTGA
- a CDS encoding alpha/beta fold hydrolase: MDIVFERRGDGPPLVLLHGIGHRRQGWEPVMDRLARERDVIAVDLPGFGASPPLPDGTPYTVDAVLAVMAELFDDLGVVRPHIAGNSLGGLLSLEAAERGLVSSATVLSPAGFYTALELRWAIGVLRASRLGARTPQPVITTLARSARLSRAMFGMIYGHPDRLGRHALAGDARALRGAVGFEPTYRAGRRVRFTGTCADVPVTIGWGTRDRLLLPIQALRAQQRLPDARFVWLPDCGHVPMGDDPERVAALLLEGSSTPLVGGPLHAVPNIEQTPA, translated from the coding sequence GTGGACATCGTCTTCGAGCGCCGCGGTGACGGCCCCCCGCTGGTCCTGCTGCACGGGATCGGCCACCGCCGGCAGGGCTGGGAGCCGGTCATGGACCGGCTGGCACGGGAACGCGACGTGATCGCCGTCGACCTTCCGGGGTTCGGCGCCTCGCCGCCGCTGCCCGACGGCACCCCCTACACGGTCGACGCCGTGCTGGCGGTGATGGCCGAGTTGTTCGACGACCTCGGCGTGGTCCGGCCGCACATCGCGGGCAACTCGCTCGGCGGCCTGCTGTCGCTGGAGGCGGCCGAACGCGGGCTGGTCAGCTCCGCCACCGTGCTGTCGCCGGCGGGCTTCTACACGGCGCTCGAGCTGCGCTGGGCGATCGGCGTGCTGCGCGCCTCACGGCTGGGGGCCCGCACCCCCCAACCGGTGATCACGACGCTGGCGCGTTCGGCGCGGCTCAGTCGGGCGATGTTCGGCATGATCTACGGCCATCCCGACCGGCTCGGCCGGCACGCGCTCGCGGGCGACGCCCGGGCGCTGCGCGGCGCCGTCGGGTTCGAGCCGACGTACCGCGCGGGTCGCCGCGTCCGCTTCACCGGGACCTGCGCCGACGTCCCCGTCACCATCGGCTGGGGCACCCGCGACCGCCTGCTCCTCCCGATCCAGGCTCTGCGCGCCCAGCAGCGGCTGCCCGACGCCCGCTTCGTGTGGCTGCCGGACTGCGGCCACGTGCCGATGGGCGACGACCCGGAACGCGTGGCCGCGCTGCTCTTGGAAGGCAGCTCCACACCGCTGGTCGGCGGCCCCCTGCACGCGGTCCCGAACATCGAGCAGACCCCGGCCTGA